The Flavobacteriales bacterium genome window below encodes:
- a CDS encoding IPExxxVDY family protein, with product MKLQLSDWLPQEPDFELIHIYCHQKDYRLCFSLNEQFKCEFARIRDFAEEEDKPHLPTYSRFMYEDEVTHKEYFVISNQPLVRELVTKEGDLFPTEQPALLIPELPRVDYFFLLYGQFEEDELEEIEDQLNLIPAINAAKRVDPRSLKAYINLMH from the coding sequence ATGAAACTGCAACTCTCCGATTGGCTGCCTCAGGAACCCGACTTTGAACTTATTCATATTTATTGTCACCAGAAGGATTACAGATTGTGTTTTTCCCTGAACGAGCAGTTCAAATGTGAGTTTGCACGCATCCGCGATTTTGCGGAGGAGGAAGACAAACCGCATCTTCCGACCTATTCGCGGTTCATGTACGAAGATGAGGTGACGCACAAGGAATACTTCGTCATTTCCAATCAACCTTTGGTGCGCGAACTTGTTACGAAAGAAGGCGACCTCTTCCCAACGGAGCAGCCAGCGTTACTGATCCCCGAATTGCCGCGTGTGGATTACTTCTTCCTTCTTTACGGTCAGTTTGAGGAGGATGAATTGGAAGAGATCGAAGACCAACTGAACCTGATTCCAGCGATCAATGCGGCCAAACGCGTAGATCCGCGATCGCTGAAAGCATACATAAACCTGATGCATTGA
- the pyk gene encoding pyruvate kinase: MSFNKTKIVATIGPASSSKAMLKTMIESGMNIARLNFSHGKYEDHSKVIKNIRELNEELGTHVGMLADLQGPKIRLGEVKDGGVEIRSGHQITITTKKCEGNAKKVYLTYPEFPKDVAEGDTILINDGKLVLQVTGTNRKDEVTASVEHGGMMESRKGVNLPNTKISMPCLTEKDLADLDFVLEHKLEWVGLSFVRSAEDILELKSIIKKQGSKTRVVAKIEKPEAVKDLNNIIRETDAVMVARGDLGVEIPMQEVPVVQKKIVKKCLNEAKPVIIATQMMESMITNPAPTRAEVNDVANSVLDGADALMLSGETSVGDHPAMVIKAMYSIIRHLETKGDIYYRKLNPISSIDRTITDSICQASVELAAQSDAKGIITMTNSGYTAFKIASYRPKANIFVFTDNRAILDMLSLVWGVRGFFYDKYVSTDHTIADLKLRLKREGLVKEGDLVINIASIPISERGQSNMMKLSMVN; the protein is encoded by the coding sequence ATGAGTTTCAACAAGACAAAGATCGTAGCCACCATCGGCCCAGCATCCTCTTCAAAAGCAATGCTGAAGACGATGATCGAAAGCGGAATGAACATCGCTCGATTGAACTTTTCGCATGGGAAATATGAAGACCACTCGAAAGTGATCAAGAACATTCGTGAACTGAACGAAGAACTCGGAACACACGTGGGCATGCTGGCCGACCTGCAAGGTCCGAAGATCCGTTTGGGAGAAGTGAAAGATGGCGGAGTGGAAATACGAAGCGGCCATCAGATCACGATCACCACCAAAAAATGCGAGGGTAACGCCAAGAAGGTTTATCTCACCTATCCCGAATTTCCGAAAGACGTGGCGGAAGGCGATACGATTCTCATCAACGATGGAAAACTGGTGCTTCAGGTGACGGGAACGAACCGAAAGGACGAAGTGACCGCATCGGTAGAGCATGGCGGCATGATGGAATCGCGTAAAGGCGTGAACCTTCCAAACACGAAAATCTCCATGCCTTGCCTTACAGAAAAAGATCTGGCGGATCTTGACTTTGTACTTGAGCACAAATTGGAATGGGTCGGGCTTTCCTTTGTGCGGAGTGCGGAGGACATTCTGGAACTGAAAAGCATCATCAAAAAGCAAGGTTCAAAGACGCGAGTTGTAGCCAAGATCGAAAAGCCCGAAGCGGTGAAAGACCTGAACAACATCATCCGCGAAACCGATGCCGTAATGGTAGCGCGTGGCGACCTCGGTGTAGAAATTCCGATGCAAGAAGTTCCTGTGGTGCAAAAGAAAATCGTGAAGAAATGCCTGAACGAGGCGAAACCTGTGATCATTGCCACGCAGATGATGGAAAGCATGATCACCAACCCCGCACCGACACGCGCGGAAGTGAATGATGTGGCCAATTCGGTTCTTGATGGCGCTGATGCGCTGATGCTGAGTGGCGAAACCAGCGTTGGAGACCATCCGGCCATGGTCATCAAAGCCATGTACAGCATCATCCGTCACCTCGAAACCAAAGGCGACATCTACTACCGCAAACTCAACCCGATCTCGAGCATCGATCGTACTATCACCGATTCCATCTGTCAGGCATCGGTGGAATTGGCCGCGCAATCTGATGCGAAGGGCATCATCACGATGACCAATTCGGGTTACACAGCATTTAAGATCGCGAGCTATCGGCCAAAGGCCAACATTTTCGTATTCACGGACAACCGCGCCATTCTGGATATGCTCAGTCTGGTGTGGGGCGTGCGCGGCTTCTTCTATGACAAATACGTGAGCACCGACCACACCATCGCTGACCTGAAACTTCGGCTCAAACGCGAAGGGTTGGTGAAAGAGGGCGACCTCGTGATCAACATCGCCAGTATTCCGATCTCGGAACGCGGCCAATCGAACATGATGAAGTTGAGCATGGTGAATTGA
- a CDS encoding M20/M25/M40 family metallo-hydrolase, which translates to MAINVQLLAEICEVAGAPGYEKRIRDIVLREVTPLVDEVKVDNMGNVTAIKKGKKDKKVMIGAHMDEISFIVTHIEEGGFLRFHTLGGFDPKTLTAQRVIVHGKKDLIGVMGSKPIHVMTAEERTKLPKTTDYFIDMGMSKEEVEKYVSVGDVVTRERKLIEMGNCVNCKSIDNRVSVFILIEALRTLGDVPYDVYGVFTVQEEIGIRGAQVSSLQHQPDFGFGLDTTIAYDVPGAQAHEKITELGKGTGIKIMDASTVCDYRMVEYMKKTADKHKIQWQPEVLTAGGTDTAAIQRYSAGGAISGAISIPTRHIHQVIEMADKGDIEKSILLLQRCLEELHTFDWEHR; encoded by the coding sequence ATGGCTATAAACGTTCAATTGCTGGCTGAAATATGTGAAGTTGCTGGCGCACCAGGTTACGAAAAACGCATCCGAGATATTGTACTTCGTGAAGTAACACCTTTGGTTGATGAGGTGAAAGTTGACAACATGGGCAACGTCACCGCCATCAAAAAAGGCAAGAAGGACAAGAAAGTGATGATCGGTGCGCACATGGACGAGATCAGTTTCATTGTGACACATATCGAAGAAGGAGGTTTCCTGCGTTTCCACACGCTCGGTGGTTTCGATCCGAAAACGCTTACGGCTCAGCGCGTAATTGTTCACGGAAAGAAAGACCTAATCGGTGTGATGGGCTCCAAACCCATTCATGTAATGACTGCTGAGGAACGCACCAAGCTGCCGAAGACCACCGATTACTTCATCGATATGGGAATGTCGAAAGAGGAAGTGGAGAAATACGTTTCCGTTGGCGATGTCGTCACACGCGAGCGCAAACTCATTGAAATGGGCAATTGCGTGAACTGCAAAAGCATCGACAACCGTGTTTCCGTATTCATTCTAATTGAAGCGCTGAGAACGTTGGGAGATGTGCCGTATGATGTTTACGGAGTCTTTACCGTGCAAGAAGAGATCGGCATCCGAGGTGCGCAGGTTTCATCCTTGCAACATCAGCCCGATTTCGGTTTCGGGTTGGACACGACCATTGCCTATGATGTTCCTGGAGCACAGGCTCATGAGAAGATCACGGAGCTTGGTAAAGGCACGGGCATCAAGATCATGGATGCTTCTACCGTTTGCGATTACCGCATGGTGGAATACATGAAAAAAACTGCCGACAAGCACAAGATCCAATGGCAGCCTGAGGTGCTTACCGCTGGCGGAACCGATACCGCAGCCATTCAGCGTTACAGCGCGGGTGGTGCCATTTCAGGTGCTATTTCCATCCCCACGCGCCACATTCATCAGGTTATTGAAATGGCCGACAAAGGCGACATCGAAAAGAGCATTCTTCTTCTTCAGCGTTGTCTGGAAGAGCTGCATACGTTTGATTGGGAGCATCGGTGA
- a CDS encoding addiction module toxin, HicA family — MKCSQLLRILQKDGWYAVSQKGSHVKLQHDTKSGTIIFPNHGSQEMGKGLEKKILKDAGIKL, encoded by the coding sequence GTGAAATGTTCACAGCTTTTACGGATTCTTCAAAAAGACGGCTGGTATGCTGTTTCTCAGAAAGGTTCCCACGTGAAACTGCAACATGACACGAAAAGCGGCACTATCATCTTTCCGAACCACGGTAGTCAGGAAATGGGAAAAGGTTTGGAAAAGAAGATACTGAAGGATGCTGGAATAAAGTTGTAA
- a CDS encoding XRE family transcriptional regulator yields MAKKKITFVVEKTDTGFSAYADAQSVFTTGRTIPELMNNALEAVQLYFEDEIVVIKHEDLRFEFDFQQFFQYYKVLNAKFLAEKIGMNPTLLSQYVQGHKKPSRKQTEKILNGIHQIGQELADLNLFSKAS; encoded by the coding sequence ATGGCAAAGAAGAAGATCACATTCGTAGTTGAAAAGACTGATACGGGGTTTTCCGCTTACGCTGATGCTCAATCAGTGTTCACCACAGGGCGCACCATACCTGAACTGATGAATAACGCCTTGGAGGCGGTGCAACTTTACTTCGAAGACGAAATTGTGGTGATCAAACACGAAGACCTTCGGTTCGAATTCGACTTCCAACAGTTCTTTCAATACTATAAGGTCCTGAACGCTAAATTCCTTGCAGAGAAGATCGGTATGAATCCCACGTTGCTTTCTCAGTATGTGCAGGGACACAAAAAGCCTTCGCGCAAGCAGACAGAGAAAATCCTGAACGGAATTCATCAAATAGGCCAGGAGCTTGCAGACCTCAATCTTTTCTCCAAAGCCTCTTAA
- a CDS encoding calcium/sodium antiporter produces MLVYFLFAVGFVLLIKGADWLIEGAADIARKFRIPEIVIGLTVVAFGTSAPELAVNVIASVSGNNGLAIGNIVGSNIANILLILGVSAMIRDLSVQRNTVWREIPFSLFAALILGYMVNDQISGNYASDMVSRADGLVLIALFLLFMFYTFRLGKNNLTEELPETHDARPMWKSIGMLLVGLTGLVIGGQWIVDGAVALARLFGYSESFIGFTIVAVGTSLPELATGVVAVRKGNTDLAIGNVIGSNIFNTFWVLGLSATISPMDFNPEDNFSIIVNIACSALLFILLFIGKKQVLQKWQGGLMLLAYMAYIAYLTIGGR; encoded by the coding sequence ATGCTCGTCTACTTCCTGTTTGCCGTTGGGTTTGTGCTGCTGATAAAGGGCGCTGATTGGCTCATTGAAGGTGCGGCCGACATCGCACGGAAATTCCGAATTCCTGAGATCGTTATCGGGCTGACGGTGGTGGCGTTCGGCACATCTGCACCCGAACTGGCGGTCAACGTTATTGCATCGGTGAGTGGAAACAACGGGTTGGCCATTGGCAATATCGTTGGAAGCAACATTGCCAATATCCTGCTTATTCTGGGCGTAAGCGCCATGATCCGTGACCTTTCCGTGCAACGGAATACGGTCTGGCGCGAGATTCCATTCAGCCTCTTTGCTGCGCTGATTTTAGGTTACATGGTCAACGACCAGATATCTGGCAATTATGCGAGTGATATGGTAAGCCGCGCAGATGGGCTGGTACTCATCGCGCTGTTTCTGTTGTTCATGTTCTACACGTTCCGTTTGGGGAAGAACAATCTTACCGAAGAACTTCCAGAAACGCATGATGCACGCCCCATGTGGAAATCCATCGGCATGCTGCTCGTAGGATTGACGGGACTGGTCATTGGCGGACAATGGATCGTGGATGGTGCCGTGGCGTTGGCGCGACTCTTCGGGTATTCCGAATCGTTCATCGGATTCACCATTGTAGCTGTTGGAACCTCGCTTCCTGAACTGGCAACTGGCGTGGTGGCAGTAAGAAAAGGCAACACCGATCTGGCCATCGGCAATGTGATCGGTTCCAACATCTTCAACACTTTTTGGGTGCTGGGTCTTTCTGCCACCATCAGCCCCATGGATTTCAACCCAGAGGACAACTTCAGCATCATCGTCAACATTGCTTGTAGTGCGCTGCTGTTCATCCTGCTCTTCATCGGCAAGAAACAGGTCTTGCAGAAATGGCAAGGCGGTTTGATGCTGCTGGCCTACATGGCGTACATCGCTTATTTGACGATCGGGGGGAGGTAG
- a CDS encoding lipid A biosynthesis acyltransferase, producing MRQLSVRIQTDPREQDRHSDSAKHGSIYEHCGVIWSFLGSEHLCSMYGFLKFFLGGIARLPWWALYVVSDLFFFVLYHVIWYRRKLVMRNLTAAFPEKKTEELYDISIQFYRNFCDQVLETIKLLKASPEEISERFEVDTSVYDKLYADGRHVLQATSHQFNWEWGNWILNHHTQFHIRIIYMMVNNKAMERLVNDYRLKYGTELIPANDLKAMMTDPEKPSMTVFLADQNPSDRRRAYWTDFFGREVPFHKGLEILARRKGHAVVFDEMVRIKRGHYKSVSKLAFEDGSKTSEGEITEAYVRFLEESISRQPENWLWTHNRWKHAR from the coding sequence ATGCGGCAATTGAGCGTACGAATTCAAACAGATCCACGAGAGCAGGACAGACATTCCGATTCCGCGAAGCATGGTTCAATATACGAACATTGCGGTGTTATATGGTCTTTTCTTGGGAGTGAGCATCTTTGCAGCATGTACGGTTTTCTCAAATTCTTTTTGGGTGGCATTGCCCGCTTGCCGTGGTGGGCGCTGTATGTGGTCTCGGACCTGTTCTTTTTCGTGCTTTATCACGTCATCTGGTATCGTAGAAAGTTGGTGATGCGCAATCTCACGGCCGCTTTTCCTGAGAAGAAAACGGAAGAACTTTACGACATCAGTATCCAGTTTTACAGGAATTTCTGTGATCAGGTGCTGGAAACCATCAAGTTGCTCAAGGCTTCGCCTGAAGAGATTTCGGAGCGGTTTGAGGTTGATACATCCGTGTACGATAAGCTTTATGCAGATGGAAGACATGTGCTTCAGGCCACTTCGCATCAGTTCAATTGGGAGTGGGGAAATTGGATCCTGAACCACCACACGCAGTTCCACATCCGTATCATTTACATGATGGTGAACAACAAGGCGATGGAGCGATTGGTAAACGATTACCGCTTGAAATACGGTACGGAACTCATTCCTGCAAACGACCTCAAAGCCATGATGACCGACCCCGAAAAGCCTTCGATGACCGTTTTTCTGGCCGATCAGAATCCATCAGATAGAAGACGTGCATATTGGACGGATTTCTTCGGCCGCGAAGTGCCTTTTCACAAAGGGCTGGAGATCCTTGCCAGACGGAAAGGCCATGCCGTGGTGTTTGATGAGATGGTGCGCATAAAGCGCGGACACTACAAAAGCGTTTCGAAACTGGCGTTTGAGGATGGCAGCAAAACCAGCGAAGGCGAGATAACCGAAGCGTACGTTCGTTTTTTAGAAGAAAGCATCTCGCGGCAGCCTGAGAATTGGCTTTGGACGCATAATCGTTGGAAGCACGCGCGGTGA
- a CDS encoding NADP-dependent isocitrate dehydrogenase — protein MTRITVAKGDGIGPEIMDATLRILEAAGAELDIDFIEVGEQVYLAGNTSGISKEAWESIRRNKVFLKAPITTPQGGGYKSLNVTTRKMLGLYANVRPCRSLHPFVRTKHPKMDVVIIRENEEDLYAGIEHQQTDEVVQCLKLISRPGCEKIIRYAFEYAKQYGRKKVTCFTKDNIMKQTDGLFHKVFDEIAPEYPEIENEHWIVDIGAAKLSDTPENFDVIVMPNLYGDVLSDVAAQIAGSVGLAGSSNIGETCAMFEAIHGSAPRLAGQDAANPSGLIHGAIMMLNHIGQNAVAEKVHNAWLTTVEQGIHTKDVYEAGVSQKRVGTKEFADAVIANLGQLPQKLDAVSYQEGKPFSPPKATLKPAAKKDLVGVDVFVHWSGRNPNELAEKLSNGMNNNDLMLSMITNRGIKVWPDGFEETFCTDHWRCRFTPANGHPIERKHIVDILGNAVVNDIDTIKTENLYKFDGKPAFSLGQGQ, from the coding sequence ATGACACGAATTACAGTTGCAAAAGGAGACGGCATCGGTCCAGAGATCATGGATGCCACGCTCCGAATTCTGGAAGCTGCCGGAGCAGAACTTGACATCGATTTTATTGAAGTGGGTGAGCAAGTCTACCTGGCCGGGAACACCTCAGGAATTAGCAAGGAAGCCTGGGAAAGTATCCGCAGAAACAAGGTTTTTCTGAAGGCACCGATCACTACGCCACAGGGTGGTGGGTACAAGAGCCTGAATGTGACCACACGGAAAATGCTGGGGCTCTACGCCAACGTTCGTCCATGCAGGAGTTTGCATCCGTTTGTGCGCACCAAACATCCGAAAATGGATGTGGTCATCATCCGCGAAAACGAGGAGGACCTCTACGCGGGCATCGAACACCAACAGACCGATGAAGTGGTGCAGTGCCTTAAACTCATCAGCCGACCCGGTTGCGAAAAGATCATCCGCTACGCATTTGAATATGCCAAACAGTACGGCAGAAAGAAGGTGACGTGCTTCACCAAGGACAACATCATGAAGCAGACGGACGGCCTCTTCCATAAGGTGTTCGATGAGATCGCTCCAGAGTATCCGGAAATAGAGAACGAGCACTGGATCGTGGACATCGGTGCGGCCAAACTCTCAGACACGCCAGAGAATTTCGATGTCATCGTCATGCCCAATCTTTACGGAGATGTGCTTTCGGATGTGGCCGCGCAGATAGCTGGTTCGGTCGGGTTGGCAGGCTCATCCAACATTGGCGAAACCTGCGCCATGTTCGAGGCCATTCACGGTTCGGCACCGCGCTTGGCAGGGCAGGATGCGGCCAATCCTTCGGGATTGATCCACGGGGCCATTATGATGCTGAACCACATAGGACAGAACGCAGTGGCCGAAAAGGTGCACAACGCTTGGCTGACCACGGTTGAACAGGGAATTCACACCAAGGACGTTTATGAAGCGGGCGTAAGCCAAAAGCGTGTGGGCACCAAGGAATTTGCAGATGCGGTCATCGCCAACTTGGGTCAACTTCCTCAAAAACTGGATGCGGTTTCTTACCAAGAAGGAAAACCGTTCAGCCCACCGAAGGCAACATTAAAACCCGCAGCCAAGAAAGACCTGGTGGGAGTTGATGTGTTCGTACACTGGTCGGGCAGAAACCCGAATGAACTGGCCGAGAAGCTGAGCAACGGCATGAACAACAACGACCTGATGCTTTCCATGATCACCAACCGGGGCATCAAGGTGTGGCCAGATGGGTTTGAAGAAACCTTCTGCACCGATCACTGGCGCTGCCGCTTTACGCCTGCCAATGGTCATCCGATAGAACGGAAACATATCGTGGATATCTTGGGTAACGCTGTGGTAAATGACATCGACACGATCAAGACCGAGAATCTTTACAAATTCGATGGTAAACCGGCCTTTTCACTCGGACAGGGACAATAA
- a CDS encoding LysR family transcriptional regulator — protein MNFTLHQLRVFQKICETGSITKAAKELYLTQPAVSIQLKNLQDQFDIPLTELIGRKIHVTDFGRQIAEAASNILKEVETINYQTMIHKGLLAGKLRISVVSTGKYVMPYFLTEFLQQHDGVELAMDVTNKSQVVESLENNEVDFALVSILPEHLELDSVSLMPNMLYLVGSQVPPNAKADGPNNFQLLNDIQLIYRENGSGTRFTMENFLKANGLSTKKQLELTSNEAVKQAVLAGLGYSIMPLIGIRNELKNGTLKIIPVKGLPLQTNWHLTWLKQKRLSPVATAFVNYLETNKDEIIRSKFEALAV, from the coding sequence ATGAACTTCACTTTACATCAGTTACGTGTCTTTCAGAAGATCTGTGAAACCGGTAGCATCACCAAAGCTGCCAAGGAACTCTATCTCACGCAGCCTGCGGTCTCCATTCAACTGAAGAATCTGCAGGATCAATTCGATATTCCCCTGACCGAGCTGATCGGCCGGAAAATTCACGTCACCGATTTCGGACGGCAAATAGCCGAAGCGGCATCCAACATTCTCAAAGAGGTGGAAACGATCAATTATCAGACAATGATCCACAAGGGGCTGCTGGCCGGGAAACTCCGCATATCGGTGGTTTCTACTGGAAAATATGTGATGCCTTATTTCCTGACCGAATTTCTGCAACAGCATGATGGTGTGGAACTGGCCATGGATGTGACCAATAAATCGCAGGTGGTGGAAAGTTTGGAGAACAACGAGGTCGATTTTGCACTGGTGTCCATTTTGCCCGAGCATCTGGAACTGGATTCGGTTTCGCTGATGCCGAACATGCTTTACCTGGTCGGCAGCCAAGTTCCGCCCAACGCAAAAGCGGACGGTCCGAACAATTTTCAGCTGTTGAACGACATCCAACTCATTTACCGAGAGAACGGCTCTGGTACCCGATTTACCATGGAGAATTTTCTGAAAGCGAACGGGCTTTCGACCAAAAAGCAACTTGAGCTCACATCAAACGAAGCGGTAAAACAGGCCGTTCTGGCTGGTCTTGGTTATTCCATTATGCCACTCATCGGAATCAGGAATGAACTGAAAAACGGCACGTTGAAGATCATTCCGGTCAAAGGCCTGCCGCTACAGACCAACTGGCATTTGACCTGGCTCAAGCAGAAACGATTGTCACCGGTGGCCACCGCTTTTGTCAATTATCTGGAAACGAACAAAGACGAGATCATCCGATCGAAGTTTGAAGCATTGGCCGTGTAA
- a CDS encoding family 1 glycosylhydrolase, translating into MRSSTTHVRKENWAGSSNCHAWRMIETWRISLLDHSYFRSMKTTVRILAFLVLLYLIPTAYLNFKEPVEHWDWDKIDLSDISFPDNFIWGVSSAAHQVEGNHTTNNWADWEKQVDEDGNPRIARGEKCGLACDHWNRYPEDIKLMQELGVSSYRFSVSWSKIMPEEGKVDTAALQHYSDMVDSLLAAGIEPMITLHHFCHPMWFEEKGAFEKEENIQDFVDFSAIVFKALHERVKYWCTLNEPAVFVIAAYFDGNFPPGKQDPKLAAEVLKNMYLAHVKVYEKLKSIPRGERAMIGIVKNMHQIDPMNDWNLFDRLLSRTVNQGFNGSFIGTFTKGVYRFSFPTLVDLKADIPNAPYTLDFVGLNYYSHNAMDFSLNLDEALKTRMYPNETPTDMDYTMYPEGFYRAIKEISALNRPIIITENGVADADDDIRGEFIRKYLYAVSKAIKDGYNVRGYYYWSLMDNFEWDLGYDERFGLYEVNFDTQERTLREGSKEYQRIVKAN; encoded by the coding sequence ATGCGTTCATCAACTACGCACGTTCGCAAGGAAAATTGGGCGGGCAGTTCAAATTGCCACGCTTGGCGAATGATAGAAACGTGGCGGATCAGCTTACTTGATCATTCCTATTTTCGGAGTATGAAAACAACCGTCCGAATCCTCGCCTTCCTCGTCCTTCTTTACCTCATCCCGACCGCTTACCTCAATTTCAAAGAACCCGTGGAGCATTGGGATTGGGACAAGATTGACCTGAGCGACATTTCGTTCCCTGATAATTTCATTTGGGGCGTTTCGTCAGCAGCGCATCAGGTGGAAGGAAACCACACCACCAACAATTGGGCGGACTGGGAAAAGCAAGTGGACGAAGATGGAAATCCACGCATAGCGCGAGGTGAAAAATGTGGCCTCGCATGCGACCACTGGAACCGCTATCCCGAAGACATCAAACTGATGCAGGAACTGGGCGTTTCAAGCTATCGTTTCTCTGTTTCGTGGAGCAAGATCATGCCTGAAGAAGGCAAGGTTGATACAGCCGCACTTCAACATTATTCTGATATGGTCGATAGCCTTTTGGCAGCTGGAATTGAGCCGATGATCACGCTGCATCACTTCTGTCACCCAATGTGGTTCGAGGAAAAAGGAGCGTTCGAAAAGGAGGAGAACATTCAGGATTTCGTGGATTTCTCGGCCATCGTTTTCAAGGCACTTCACGAACGGGTGAAGTATTGGTGTACGCTCAATGAGCCAGCTGTTTTCGTCATCGCGGCCTACTTCGATGGCAATTTCCCGCCAGGAAAACAAGACCCGAAATTGGCCGCAGAGGTGTTGAAGAACATGTACCTCGCTCACGTTAAGGTTTATGAGAAATTGAAGAGTATCCCTCGCGGAGAACGCGCCATGATCGGCATTGTGAAGAACATGCACCAGATTGACCCGATGAACGATTGGAATCTCTTTGACAGGTTGCTTTCACGAACCGTGAACCAAGGTTTCAACGGCTCGTTCATCGGCACATTCACCAAAGGTGTTTACCGTTTCAGTTTCCCAACATTGGTTGATCTGAAAGCAGACATTCCGAACGCGCCTTACACGCTCGATTTCGTTGGATTGAATTACTACAGTCACAACGCCATGGATTTCTCACTGAACTTGGATGAAGCGCTGAAAACCCGCATGTACCCCAACGAAACCCCGACCGACATGGATTACACCATGTACCCCGAAGGTTTTTACCGAGCCATCAAGGAGATTTCGGCTCTCAATCGTCCAATAATTATCACAGAAAATGGCGTGGCCGATGCGGATGATGACATCCGTGGCGAGTTCATCAGAAAGTATCTCTATGCTGTTTCGAAGGCGATAAAAGATGGGTATAATGTGCGCGGCTATTACTACTGGTCGCTGATGGACAACTTTGAGTGGGACCTCGGTTATGATGAACGTTTCGGGTTGTACGAAGTGAATTTCGACACGCAGGAACGCACGCTTCGCGAAGGTTCAAAAGAATATCAGCGGATTGTGAAAGCGAATTAA
- a CDS encoding carboxylesterase family protein codes for MRNPFFVFPFLFFLTIGNAFGQSQHCLADRYAQDALFDSSEIQITPDVHFATSMRWPSATMDSLRMDIYMPDPNIDPVQSRPLIVMTHGGAFLAGDRTDMAPYAMEMARRGFVTATISYRLGWNCSATDVFGPCISCQSEAWRLKAAAYRAVQDNRAAIRHLVHNAADLGIDTSYIFLQGESAGSITSLKSAFWDQSEGEAFCTTCLDDLGMLDTAGNDLTETFTIKGVINNCGGIANVNQGVMDGQDIPVIGFHTEWDCVVPYQSGSVLNCAPANCGAFFWVTGSDYIRARLNQNGICYNMNRYLANINHCDYPFGAIVGKSSCFLKSILCENCTSSVTDQIWDIPDCSAGGFVSIQEKEATKWVQLNGNRLIFEPEATITSIQVFDVSMRLLMSISANSSIVELPSTLRGCMFVRIDAENRTTEMLKWCNF; via the coding sequence ATGCGAAACCCATTTTTCGTTTTTCCTTTTCTCTTTTTTCTGACCATCGGCAACGCATTTGGTCAATCCCAGCATTGCCTTGCCGACCGCTACGCGCAAGATGCGCTTTTCGATAGTTCAGAAATTCAGATCACGCCAGATGTGCATTTCGCCACTTCCATGCGTTGGCCAAGTGCAACCATGGACAGTTTGCGGATGGATATTTACATGCCCGACCCGAACATCGATCCAGTTCAATCGCGACCACTGATCGTGATGACGCATGGCGGTGCGTTTTTAGCTGGCGACCGAACCGACATGGCCCCTTACGCCATGGAGATGGCAAGGCGCGGTTTCGTTACGGCCACCATCTCGTACCGTTTGGGCTGGAACTGTTCGGCAACCGATGTTTTCGGTCCGTGCATCAGTTGCCAGTCGGAAGCGTGGCGGTTGAAAGCCGCTGCTTATCGTGCGGTGCAGGACAACCGCGCGGCCATCCGCCATTTGGTGCATAATGCCGCAGACCTCGGCATCGATACTTCGTACATTTTCCTGCAAGGCGAAAGTGCGGGCTCCATCACTTCGTTGAAATCCGCGTTTTGGGATCAATCCGAAGGTGAAGCGTTCTGCACCACCTGTTTGGATGACCTCGGCATGTTGGACACGGCAGGAAACGACCTGACGGAAACATTCACCATCAAAGGCGTGATCAACAACTGTGGCGGCATTGCCAACGTGAACCAAGGCGTGATGGACGGACAGGATATTCCCGTGATCGGATTTCATACCGAATGGGATTGCGTGGTGCCATATCAGAGCGGTTCCGTGCTGAACTGCGCCCCAGCCAATTGCGGTGCGTTTTTCTGGGTCACGGGCTCCGATTACATCCGCGCGCGGCTCAATCAGAATGGCATTTGCTACAACATGAACCGCTACTTGGCCAACATCAACCATTGCGATTATCCGTTCGGTGCCATCGTGGGAAAATCGAGCTGTTTCCTGAAAAGTATTCTGTGCGAAAACTGCACGTCATCGGTCACCGATCAGATATGGGATATTCCCGATTGCTCTGCTGGCGGTTTTGTTTCCATTCAAGAAAAGGAAGCCACAAAATGGGTTCAGTTGAACGGAAACAGATTGATCTTCGAACCTGAAGCCACGATTACTTCCATTCAGGTTTTTGACGTTTCCATGCGATTGTTGATGAGCATTTCTGCAAACAGCTCCATCGTAGAACTTCCGTCAACGCTGCGCGGATGCATGTTCGTAAGGATCGATGCGGAAAACCGCACCACGGAGATGTTGAAGTGGTGTAATTTCTAA